One Novosphingobium sp. G106 DNA segment encodes these proteins:
- a CDS encoding nuclear transport factor 2 family protein, whose product MSDIAAMLARFETQQDHIDLMNRYAHALDVRDWGLLASLFTVDAAFRARVILEGGVPDADNTAVDGRDALVATLQAIWDGLSATHHMLSNHVVEPAADGTSAKASCYLRAHHVGNRERAHLFEESLGRFDFETVRTDGGWKIRHMEENLFVMLGTAEAFAPPPN is encoded by the coding sequence ATGAGCGACATCGCCGCAATGCTCGCGCGCTTCGAGACGCAGCAGGACCACATCGATCTGATGAACCGCTACGCCCACGCGCTCGACGTGCGCGACTGGGGCCTGCTCGCCTCGCTGTTCACCGTTGATGCGGCCTTTCGTGCGCGCGTGATCCTCGAAGGCGGCGTTCCCGATGCCGACAATACCGCGGTCGACGGGCGCGATGCGCTGGTCGCGACGCTACAGGCGATCTGGGACGGTCTTTCGGCCACGCATCACATGCTGTCGAACCACGTCGTTGAGCCTGCGGCGGACGGCACCAGCGCCAAGGCCTCCTGCTATCTGCGCGCCCACCACGTCGGCAACCGCGAGCGCGCGCACCTCTTCGAGGAATCGCTAGGGCGCTTCGACTTCGAGACCGTGCGGACCGACGGCGGCTGGAAGATTCGGCACATGGAAGAGAACCTTTTCGTCATGCTCGGCACTGCCGAGGCCTTTGCACCGCCCCCGAACTGA
- a CDS encoding cytochrome P450 has product MATIASERPGHVPPELYWDHDYEVFAAQGPDPFRQVCTLHDGPEIFFARSTGRDRPGWILTRQAHIREVFADTEHFSSETAGSFLSPIGLDVRMTPLEYDPPRQQLYRKIIEPYFTPAAIDALDVSVRSACEQLVAGFADADACEFTSEFTEKFPSYIFLDLMGMPRERLADFLAWERGMIRPPSPEAAVAAMEAVIAYLREFIAEQRLAPTTELMRGVTQARYADQRPLTDDEILGICFILYIGGLDTVHSTIGWMFWHLAQDPALQQRLRDHPQDIPQAVEELLRAYSAASSVRWVKVDHVFHGVQMRAGDAVQLSLPLAGRDPAVYDDPHKVDIDRPVRHIAFGTGPHTCIGLRLAKREIRIVLEVMLARFVNIRLPEGAGYDFHASNVFGLDRLPLAWDRA; this is encoded by the coding sequence ATGGCGACGATCGCGTCCGAACGGCCTGGGCACGTACCGCCCGAGCTCTATTGGGATCACGACTACGAGGTCTTCGCGGCGCAAGGCCCCGATCCGTTCCGCCAGGTCTGCACGCTCCACGACGGACCGGAGATCTTCTTCGCGCGCAGCACCGGGCGCGATCGCCCCGGCTGGATTCTGACGCGCCAGGCCCATATCCGCGAGGTCTTCGCCGATACCGAGCATTTCTCCAGCGAGACGGCGGGCAGCTTCCTCTCGCCGATCGGCCTCGACGTGCGGATGACGCCGCTCGAATACGATCCGCCGCGCCAGCAGCTCTATCGCAAGATCATCGAGCCTTATTTTACCCCGGCGGCGATCGATGCGCTCGACGTCTCGGTGCGCTCGGCTTGCGAGCAACTCGTCGCCGGCTTCGCCGATGCCGATGCCTGCGAGTTCACCAGCGAGTTTACCGAGAAGTTTCCATCCTACATCTTCCTCGACCTGATGGGCATGCCGCGCGAACGGCTGGCGGATTTTCTCGCCTGGGAACGCGGGATGATCCGGCCGCCCTCGCCCGAGGCCGCGGTGGCGGCGATGGAGGCCGTGATCGCCTACCTGCGCGAATTCATCGCCGAGCAGCGCCTGGCGCCGACGACAGAACTGATGCGCGGCGTCACCCAGGCGCGGTACGCCGACCAGCGCCCGCTGACCGATGACGAGATCCTCGGGATCTGCTTCATTCTCTACATAGGCGGGCTCGACACCGTGCACAGCACGATCGGCTGGATGTTCTGGCATCTGGCGCAGGACCCGGCGCTGCAGCAGCGGTTGCGCGACCACCCCCAGGACATTCCCCAGGCGGTCGAGGAACTGCTGCGCGCCTATTCCGCCGCCTCGTCGGTGCGCTGGGTCAAGGTCGACCATGTATTCCACGGCGTCCAGATGCGCGCCGGCGACGCGGTGCAGCTCTCGCTGCCGCTCGCGGGGCGCGATCCGGCGGTTTACGACGATCCGCACAAGGTCGACATCGACCGCCCCGTCCGCCACATCGCCTTTGGCACCGGCCCGCACACCTGTATCGGGCTGCGGCTCGCCAAGCGCGAGATACGGATCGTCCTCGAAGTCATGCTCGCCCGCTTCGTCAACATCCGCTTGCCCGAGGGTGCGGGCTACGATTTCCACGCGAGCAACGTCTTCGGACTCGACCGGCTGCCACTGGCCTGGGACCGAGCCTGA
- a CDS encoding alpha/beta hydrolase, producing MTTPFVRPDVRAFLDQLAASPRPVFNDQLMAVIRQMPSDAMAGMDLPVGEMGEIRDVVMPGPDGEIKLRLYDPRASREAGPVVVFFHGGGFVVGSIDTHAGIAAEIARSLDLPVVSVEYRLAPEHKWPAAPDDAEAAARWIAKNGAAFGRSFTHLVLAGDSAGGNLTLVTTLALRDAPAALPLLAQIPIYPMADASREHASMTTFADGYGLESENMAYYRQAFHADHAHPRYSPLVADLAGLPPTLLVTAALDPLRDGGRAFAAAAVLSGVPVIYREYQGTIHGFCSYRKLIASAQADTLAFLALAKAMIAEALAA from the coding sequence ATGACCACGCCTTTCGTCCGACCAGACGTCCGCGCTTTCCTCGATCAGCTGGCGGCCAGCCCGCGGCCGGTGTTCAACGACCAACTGATGGCGGTGATCCGCCAGATGCCTTCCGACGCCATGGCCGGGATGGACCTGCCTGTGGGCGAGATGGGCGAGATCCGCGACGTTGTAATGCCCGGCCCCGACGGCGAGATAAAGCTTCGGCTCTACGATCCGCGCGCCAGCCGTGAGGCGGGGCCGGTCGTGGTGTTCTTCCACGGCGGCGGCTTCGTCGTCGGTTCGATCGATACCCATGCCGGCATCGCCGCGGAGATCGCGCGTTCGCTCGACCTGCCCGTGGTCTCGGTCGAGTACCGCCTCGCGCCCGAGCACAAGTGGCCCGCCGCGCCCGACGATGCCGAAGCTGCTGCGCGCTGGATCGCCAAGAACGGCGCGGCTTTCGGGCGGTCCTTTACCCATCTCGTCCTCGCCGGCGACAGTGCGGGCGGCAACCTGACTCTGGTCACCACCCTCGCCCTACGCGATGCACCCGCCGCGCTGCCGCTGCTCGCGCAGATCCCGATCTACCCGATGGCCGATGCCAGCCGCGAGCACGCTTCGATGACGACTTTCGCCGACGGTTACGGCCTGGAATCGGAGAACATGGCCTATTACCGGCAGGCGTTTCATGCCGACCATGCCCACCCGCGTTATTCGCCGCTGGTAGCCGACCTCGCCGGCCTTCCGCCGACCTTGCTGGTCACCGCGGCGCTCGATCCGCTGCGCGACGGCGGCCGGGCTTTCGCGGCGGCGGCGGTGCTGTCGGGCGTGCCGGTTATCTATCGCGAGTACCAGGGCACGATCCACGGCTTCTGCAGCTACCGCAAGCTGATCGCTTCGGCGCAGGCCGATACGCTGGCCTTCCTCGCGCTGGCCAAGGCTATGATTGCCGAGGCGCTCGCGGCCTAG
- a CDS encoding SDR family NAD(P)-dependent oxidoreductase: MSEGSFYSNRVAVITGGGRGFGKAFGTALAAAGAHAVLVDIDGAVAEAAAAEIRAKGGQATGLGGDVTDEARMGEIMKQAAAIGGGIDILINNAGLHSDEYGQPIFKMGLAKVRRLFDVNVMGVVTCTIAAAAHMRGRAGASIVNIASSAGHMGGSAYGDTKLAVSGLTITFARELGPDGVRVNAISPGLMLTETIAAELPPETKARVKAMQMIGDDGKEEHIVDAMMFLTSPQAKFITGEVLRVTGGMAAGV, translated from the coding sequence ATGTCCGAGGGCAGTTTCTATAGCAATCGCGTCGCGGTGATCACCGGCGGCGGCCGCGGTTTCGGCAAGGCCTTTGGTACGGCCCTGGCTGCGGCGGGCGCGCATGCCGTGCTGGTCGACATCGACGGCGCCGTTGCCGAAGCGGCCGCGGCCGAAATCCGCGCCAAGGGCGGCCAGGCGACCGGCCTCGGCGGCGACGTCACCGACGAGGCCCGGATGGGTGAAATCATGAAGCAGGCCGCGGCGATCGGTGGCGGCATCGACATCCTGATCAACAATGCCGGCCTGCACAGCGACGAATATGGCCAGCCGATCTTCAAGATGGGCCTCGCCAAGGTGCGGCGCCTGTTCGACGTCAACGTGATGGGCGTGGTCACCTGCACGATCGCCGCCGCCGCGCACATGCGCGGCCGTGCCGGCGCGAGCATCGTCAACATCGCATCTTCGGCCGGGCACATGGGCGGATCGGCCTATGGCGACACCAAGCTCGCCGTCTCGGGCCTGACGATCACTTTTGCGCGCGAGCTTGGGCCCGACGGCGTCCGCGTCAACGCGATCTCGCCGGGGCTGATGCTGACCGAGACGATCGCCGCCGAGCTGCCGCCCGAGACCAAGGCGCGGGTCAAGGCGATGCAGATGATCGGCGACGACGGCAAGGAAGAGCACATCGTCGACGCCATGATGTTCCTGACCTCGCCGCAGGCGAAGTTCATCACCGGCGAGGTACTGCGCGTCACCGGCGGCATGGCGGCGGGGGTTTGA
- a CDS encoding nuclear transport factor 2 family protein: MTLDEMLAREGIRKTIHGYNAAGDTRDGAAFARLFADDAVLEFAGFGPVPGFRSDGIAEIRARTASWSPVPGKDPSLSLATFIRHNLTTCRIDLTGPDSAAARTYFVVFTDIGPDHAGFYADTLVRKGDDWLFAHRKIALDWRSPDSIFPPLPK; the protein is encoded by the coding sequence ATGACCCTGGACGAAATGCTCGCACGCGAGGGCATCCGCAAGACGATCCACGGCTACAACGCCGCCGGCGACACGCGCGACGGCGCGGCCTTCGCCAGGCTCTTCGCCGACGATGCCGTGCTCGAGTTCGCCGGCTTCGGCCCGGTCCCCGGATTCCGCAGCGACGGCATCGCCGAGATCCGCGCGCGCACCGCGAGCTGGAGCCCCGTGCCCGGCAAGGACCCGTCGCTGAGCCTCGCGACTTTCATCCGCCACAACCTGACGACCTGCCGGATCGACCTGACCGGCCCCGACAGCGCCGCCGCGCGCACCTATTTCGTTGTCTTCACCGACATCGGCCCGGACCATGCGGGGTTCTATGCCGACACACTGGTCCGAAAAGGCGATGACTGGCTTTTCGCACACCGCAAGATCGCGCTCGACTGGCGCTCGCCCGACAGCATCTTTCCGCCCTTGCCGAAGTAG
- a CDS encoding succinate dehydrogenase iron-sulfur subunit, with protein sequence MATFTLPKNSVITKKGKVHRAEGASRVKKFTVYRYDPDSGENPRYDTFEIDLDNCGPMVLDALIKMKSEQDPTLTFRRSCREGICGSCSMNMNGRNGLACTTAIEDLKGDVRITPLPHMEVIKDLVPDFTHFYAQYASIRPWLQTVSTTPSGKERLQSPEQREKLDGLYECILCACCSTSCPSYWWNSDKFLGPAILLQAYRWLADSRDEMTGERLDELEDPFRLYRCHTIMNCANVCPKGLSPARAIAEIKKMQAERHV encoded by the coding sequence ATGGCGACCTTCACCCTTCCCAAGAACTCCGTGATCACCAAGAAGGGCAAGGTCCACCGCGCCGAGGGCGCCAGCCGGGTCAAGAAGTTCACCGTCTACCGCTACGATCCCGACAGCGGCGAGAACCCGCGCTACGACACTTTCGAGATCGATCTCGACAACTGCGGTCCGATGGTGCTCGACGCGCTGATCAAGATGAAGAGCGAGCAGGACCCGACGCTCACCTTCCGCCGCTCGTGCCGCGAGGGCATCTGCGGCTCGTGCTCGATGAACATGAACGGCCGCAATGGCCTCGCCTGCACCACCGCGATCGAGGACCTCAAGGGCGATGTCCGCATCACCCCGCTGCCACACATGGAAGTGATCAAGGACCTCGTCCCCGACTTCACCCACTTCTACGCCCAATACGCCTCGATCCGCCCCTGGCTGCAGACCGTCTCGACGACCCCGTCGGGCAAGGAACGCTTGCAGAGCCCCGAGCAGCGCGAGAAGCTCGACGGCCTCTATGAGTGCATCCTCTGCGCCTGCTGCTCGACCTCGTGCCCGAGCTACTGGTGGAACAGCGACAAGTTCCTCGGCCCGGCGATCCTGCTCCAGGCCTATCGCTGGCTGGCCGACAGCCGCGACGAGATGACCGGCGAGCGGCTCGACGAGCTGGAAGATCCCTTCCGCCTCTATCGCTGCCACACGATCATGAACTGCGCCAACGTCTGCCCGAAGGGCCTGTCGCCGGCGCGCGCGATCGCCGAGATCAAAAAGATGCAGGCCGAACGGCACGTCTGA
- a CDS encoding acyl-CoA reductase, with amino-acid sequence MRDHLASGGAQRVVRLGEAGPSAIGNPHDAMYPLHRFVHWMANEDGVEGE; translated from the coding sequence TTGCGCGACCACCTCGCCAGCGGTGGCGCCCAGCGCGTCGTCCGCCTCGGCGAGGCCGGTCCCAGCGCGATCGGCAACCCGCACGACGCGATGTACCCACTGCACCGCTTCGTCCACTGGATGGCGAACGAGGATGGCGTCGAGGGCGAATAA
- a CDS encoding alpha/beta hydrolase domain-containing protein, producing MFGASRFLLAAAALAVPHLAHAEEAKGAVRIEVSSRITAFEGRTFGDYGPYERITGIAHLRIDPNAPANRGIVDLALAPRAADGMVDYDVDVVILRPQDGAKARRVLLYDVVNRGMKLLSMFTGGSPGSSADPIDPGDGLLLKQGYTLVWSGWQGDIAGKDMLGRPLLGARFPIAHDGDKPVTGPTSTEAIFDDLSSNRITLPYAAASLDQAAAKLTVRALTGSPVQTIPPDQWHFENDRHVTLTRPAGMDAGAIYRLEYVAKDPVVMGLGFSAVRDLIGFLRHGTTAQGNPLADIATAPCERDAKGLCVNPEGGAYSTAIAAGASQSARYLRDFLWQGFNRDLSGRRVFDGVIPFVAGGRQTFTNFRFAEPGRFSRQHEDHDVPGFTFPYTYATLTDPVTGKRDGILARCSADGTCPKLFHIDTSAEFWQAGASLVGTGGTRGDVAFPPNVRAYMIAGGAHAPTMTMPSCRYPANPMNYYQVERALLFDMVEWTTGRREPPASRWPRLEKSELVAVDALRPPQAPALGLVWPRVLNAPIAPAGKSDWPVFVPQIDADGNDMAGIHLPPVAAPTGTYLGWSLRKAGYGEGDLCLVFGSYIPFAKDAASRAGDTRRSLAERYATPGAREQRLAAAASALQAEHLLLPEDIEKPAQQAAAAK from the coding sequence ATGTTCGGAGCTTCGCGATTCCTGCTCGCGGCGGCGGCGTTGGCCGTGCCGCATCTGGCCCATGCCGAAGAGGCCAAGGGCGCTGTCCGCATTGAAGTGAGTTCGCGCATCACCGCTTTCGAGGGTCGGACCTTCGGCGACTACGGCCCCTACGAGCGCATCACGGGCATCGCCCATCTGCGGATCGACCCGAATGCGCCAGCCAACCGCGGCATCGTCGACCTGGCGCTGGCTCCGCGCGCCGCCGACGGCATGGTCGACTACGACGTCGACGTCGTGATCCTGCGGCCGCAGGACGGCGCCAAGGCACGGCGCGTGCTGCTTTACGACGTGGTCAACCGCGGCATGAAGCTGCTGTCGATGTTCACCGGCGGCTCGCCCGGGTCATCCGCCGATCCGATAGATCCCGGCGACGGCCTGCTTCTCAAGCAAGGCTACACACTGGTGTGGAGCGGCTGGCAGGGCGACATCGCCGGCAAGGACATGCTCGGCCGGCCATTGCTCGGCGCGCGCTTCCCGATCGCGCACGACGGCGACAAGCCGGTAACTGGCCCGACCTCGACCGAAGCGATCTTCGACGACCTGTCGAGCAACCGCATCACCCTGCCCTATGCCGCCGCCTCGCTCGACCAGGCCGCCGCAAAGCTGACGGTGCGTGCGCTGACTGGCAGCCCGGTACAGACGATCCCGCCGGACCAGTGGCACTTCGAGAACGACCGCCACGTCACCTTGACGCGTCCCGCCGGCATGGACGCAGGCGCGATCTATCGCTTGGAATATGTCGCCAAGGACCCGGTGGTGATGGGGCTCGGCTTCTCCGCAGTGCGCGACCTGATCGGCTTCCTGCGCCACGGCACCACCGCCCAGGGCAACCCGCTCGCCGATATCGCTACGGCACCCTGCGAACGCGATGCCAAGGGCCTCTGCGTCAATCCCGAAGGCGGCGCCTACTCAACCGCGATAGCCGCCGGCGCCTCGCAGTCGGCGCGCTACCTGCGAGATTTCCTCTGGCAGGGCTTCAACCGCGACCTGTCCGGGCGCCGCGTGTTCGACGGGGTGATCCCGTTCGTTGCCGGCGGCCGGCAGACCTTCACCAATTTCCGCTTCGCCGAACCGGGCCGCTTCTCGCGGCAGCACGAGGACCACGACGTTCCCGGCTTCACCTTCCCCTATACCTACGCGACGCTGACCGACCCGGTCACCGGCAAGCGCGACGGCATCCTCGCGCGCTGCAGCGCCGATGGCACCTGCCCGAAGCTGTTCCACATCGATACCAGCGCCGAGTTCTGGCAGGCCGGCGCCTCGCTGGTCGGCACCGGCGGGACGCGAGGCGATGTCGCGTTTCCGCCGAACGTCCGCGCCTACATGATCGCCGGCGGAGCGCACGCACCGACGATGACCATGCCCAGCTGCCGCTATCCGGCCAATCCGATGAACTACTATCAGGTCGAGCGAGCGCTGCTGTTCGACATGGTCGAATGGACGACCGGCCGCCGCGAACCGCCTGCAAGCCGCTGGCCCAGGCTCGAGAAGAGTGAGCTGGTCGCGGTCGACGCGCTCCGCCCGCCGCAGGCACCGGCCCTCGGCCTCGTCTGGCCACGCGTGCTGAATGCCCCGATCGCGCCTGCCGGCAAGTCGGACTGGCCGGTCTTCGTGCCCCAGATCGACGCCGACGGGAACGACATGGCAGGCATCCATCTCCCGCCCGTGGCCGCACCGACGGGCACCTATCTCGGCTGGAGCCTGCGCAAGGCGGGATATGGCGAAGGGGATCTTTGCCTGGTCTTCGGGTCCTACATTCCTTTCGCCAAGGATGCGGCCTCGCGCGCAGGAGACACCCGCCGCTCGCTGGCGGAGCGCTATGCCACTCCCGGCGCTCGGGAACAGCGCCTCGCCGCCGCCGCCTCCGCACTGCAGGCCGAGCACCTGCTCCTACCCGAAGACATAGAAAAGCCGGCCCAGCAGGCGGCCGCAGCGAAATAG
- a CDS encoding PaaI family thioesterase, with protein sequence MANAPLTNFVHEPDPDNPGWSRWRIADAARFNEAVLGKQIVRAEGDSTCRMRMIPRDPLHTNSAGRVHGAITLSLIDVSLFSAMYVLRGVDAGRSVTVDLTTQFIGAGDATRPLDSVVELLRETHRMAFLRGLVVQDGDIVASFTATIRKPSKAA encoded by the coding sequence GTGGCCAACGCGCCGCTGACGAATTTCGTCCACGAGCCCGATCCGGACAATCCGGGCTGGTCGCGCTGGCGCATTGCCGATGCGGCACGCTTCAACGAGGCCGTGCTAGGCAAGCAGATCGTCCGCGCGGAGGGCGACAGCACTTGCCGCATGCGGATGATCCCGCGCGACCCGCTCCACACCAATTCGGCCGGACGTGTCCACGGCGCGATCACGCTCAGCCTGATCGACGTTTCGCTGTTCTCCGCGATGTATGTCCTGCGCGGCGTCGACGCCGGCCGCTCGGTCACTGTCGACCTGACGACGCAGTTCATCGGCGCGGGTGACGCCACGCGGCCGCTCGATTCGGTCGTCGAACTGCTGCGCGAGACGCACCGCATGGCCTTCCTGCGCGGACTCGTGGTCCAGGATGGCGACATAGTCGCCTCGTTCACCGCGACGATCCGCAAGCCGTCCAAAGCCGCATGA